One window from the genome of Manis pentadactyla isolate mManPen7 chromosome 15, mManPen7.hap1, whole genome shotgun sequence encodes:
- the LOC118925768 gene encoding ly6/PLAUR domain-containing protein 3-like — protein MPVVQEIVQNSGTGFTSSAGLARLGKARVAWGDVTHPGFRVCKSNGSAGNGGRGKGYFSFGVGGFSRDHAVPLGPAPPGAQALECYSCVQKADDGCSPQKTKTVKCAPGVDVCTEAVGAVETSECGPLVQAVCQPVRPLGVRPLRLRPSVCDSFPCNLLFRRPQPSDSGLAILGCGSTGGPAPNAPPADPSLPPSAVHGQFSVAVRGCGSGLPGRNDRGLDLYGMLAFIQLQQCSQDRCNAKLNLTSRVLHPAGNESASEPNGVECYSCVGLSHEACQGTAPPVVSCYNASDRVYKGCFDGNVTLMAANVTVALPVQDCILDDLCTRDSVTGPEFTLKGSCCQRSRCNSDLQNKTYFSPRLPPLVLMTPPQPTTLAPTTSVTTSMPPPTTRTSTSKPPPAPTSRTPPQEAEPEISQDEDSSVAGSAAGHQDRSNMGQYPAQGGPHNKGSAAPSAVLAALLLAVAAGTLL, from the exons ATGCCTGTTGTTCAGGAAATTGTCCAGAATTCAGGTACAGGTTTTACTTCGAGTGCAG GACTGGCCCGGTTGGGCAAGGCCAGGGTTGCCTGGGGGGACGTTACTCATCCCGGGTTCAG GGTGTGCAAAAGCAATGGCTCGGCCGGGAACGGAGGGCGTGGGAAAGGCTATTTCTCCTTTGGGGTAGGAGGCTTCAGTAGGGATCACGCAGTCCCACTGGGCCCTGCACCCCCAGGAGCGCAGGCTCTGGAGTGCTACAGCTGTGTGCAGAAAGCAGATGATGGGTGCTCTCCGCAGAAGACCAAGACCGTGAAGTGCGCACCCGGTGTGGACGTCTGCACAGAGGCCGTGGGGGCGGTGGAGACCAGTGAGTGTGGGCCCCTGGTCCAGGC CGTCTGTCAACCTGTCCGCCCCCTCGGAGTAAGGCCTCTGAGGTTGCGCCCCTCTGTCTGTGATTCTTTCCCCTGCAATCTGCTCTTTCGGAGGCCCCAGCCCTCCGACTCTGGGCTGGCTATCCTCGGGTGCGGATCTACTGGAGGCCCCGCCCCTAATGCCCCGCCCGCTgacccctcccttcccccttcggCAGTCCACGGACAGTTTTCAGTGGCAGTGAGGGGCTGCGGATCGGGACTCCCGGGCAGGAATGACCGCGGACTGGACCTGTACGGGATGCTGGCCTTTATCCAGCTGCAGCAGTGCTCCCAGGACCGCTGCAATGCCAAGCTCAACCTCACCTCGCGAGTACTCCACCCCGCAG GCAATGAGAGTGCATCCGAGCCCAACGGTGTCGAGTGCTACAGCTGCGTGGGGCTGAGCCATGAGGCGTGCCAGGGTACGGCGCCGCCTGTCGTGAGCTGCTACAACGCCAGCGACCGCGTCTACAAGGGCTGTTTTGATGGCAACGTCACCTTGATGGCAG CTAACGTGACTGTGGCCTTGCCTGTCCAGGACTGCATCCTGGACGATTTGTGCACCCGGGATTCCGTGACAGGCCCAGAATTTACCCTCAAAGGCTCCTGCTGCCAGAGATCCCGCTGTAACTCCGACCTCCAAAACAAGACCTACTTCTCCCCGCGGCTCCCGCCCCTTGTCCTGATGACGCCTCCTCAGCCCACCACTCTGGCCCCGACCACCTCTGTCACTACTTCCATGCCACCCCCGACCACCCGCACCTCCACCTCGAAGCCCCCTCCGGCCCCAACCAGCCGGACTCCTCCACAGGAAGCAGAACCCGAGATCTCCCAGGATGAGGACTCCAGCGTGGCCGGAAGTGCTGCTGGCCACCAGGACCGTAGTAATATGGGGCAGTACCCCGCACAAGGTGGACCCCATAACAAAGGCTCTGCAGCGCCTTCCGCTGTGTTGGCGGCCCTTCTGTTGGCTGTGGCTGCTGGCACCCTGCTTTGA